Part of the Tribolium castaneum strain GA2 chromosome 4, icTriCast1.1, whole genome shotgun sequence genome is shown below.
ATTACATTGTTCGATTAACTCTGGTTATTTTTAAGATAATTTCgtcaatattaatttaattgttatatatccaaaaacttaaaaatttgaaaacttaaaactgctaaaaacgttgtaattttttaaaggggTGAACAAACAACAATTATTAACATTTGAGGAAAATGAGTTTCATGGGCTAAGTGCCTCAAACTCAAATGTCtacgataataataataataaaacaaagagatgattgtttaatttttcaaaatttgtaatcgagttTGTATCGAAATGTGTATTGTTGGTGGCATATTACTAGCGCAAgcctcgtaaaattatgtgaaacacactgtataatttaaaataaaaaacttagaTCCTTTGGCATtctcaaatatcaaaaaaaaaacaacaccgaatttataaaaatacgcGTTTCTCCCAAATGTTCCTAAAAAACCGTAAGAAAACgcaaaatggaaaaattgaattaaaagctAGGAAGTTCCAAATAAAAACTCAAGTTATAAaaacagaattaaattttattcattttgcataaatatcaaataaattcaaaatcaaatacaTACAGCTGACAACCTTAACATTTTCACCAATAATACATTTAATCATGAGAACATTGAATTGTGCAATATTTCAATATCCGCCTCCCTCGCCTTGGCGCGGATTTTTTCTTTGCGGAAAGCTTCATAATCTTCATCGTCAGTGGCCAATTCAAAGCGACATAAAGGGCAAGAATTTGTCTAAAAAATCAACCCTCATTAACAATTTGATACTTAAATAACGTATCAAAGCCAGTAATACCTTGGCCAGCCATGGCAATATGCATTCAGCATGAAATGTGTGATTGCAAGGCATTTTCTTCACTGTTTCCCCTTCACTATGCTCCTTGAGACACACAGGACATTTTACTcctaaaaaacgaaaatcaaaatttgcaaacaaaaaTCGTGTTTACAAACCTTGCCCATTTATGGTAATGCTCGGTAAATTTTCCACCACACTTTTAGAGGCTGGGGGTGCTAAACTCTGAGTCAAAGACTCGTCAAATATGTTATAATCCCGAAATAAACGAGCGAAATGGAGCA
Proteins encoded:
- the LOC662628 gene encoding E3 ubiquitin-protein ligase RNF181; the encoded protein is MADYFQEMGWQPLSEGQAPNHLLHFARLFRDYNIFDESLTQSLAPPASKSVVENLPSITINGQGVKCPVCLKEHSEGETVKKMPCNHTFHAECILPWLAKTNSCPLCRFELATDDEDYEAFRKEKIRAKAREADIEILHNSMFS